Proteins encoded in a region of the Moritella marina ATCC 15381 genome:
- a CDS encoding LamG domain-containing protein, with the protein MMTNMVKTSLLCLKVAVTSLLLLTSINAIAARCIDVFPTVLSSPYNDGEAELNWDATLSGTIEGNLDIGVEQNENIPPRCNGYICEDSRLRSQSLNLPSFKQSNSSKNRSVAQGQTREFLQGNYEKIELAFQSTAHFKINNRTTKIKELISTNSETTLIFDEGVYWIEKLSIGSNTKMIINGDDNVTLIIKDPEFESSPTYFNVNGSPDQLVLIAYNDIKFGSNANFKGFIYTDKTVDLKSPSDFTGAINGKKITLGANAAVKYAPDSIEYANFNGFCSIDDATLKTPIFSPLDGILGGQLKGQSNGTKFHIGKAGNGNNQWPSNEGPEHLIDDVGQKYLNFGELNTGAIITPAIGCSVVDSIKFWTANDNVSRDPASYKLYGTNTSISDTTNPLSSFTLLAEGPLALPSSRNPGGGSGLLDTNSQTISFTNSSSYSSYLLYFPTVKTERSANSMQLGEVQVYGTTRSCAVPVLEYRFDEASWDGTAGEVDDNSNTGLDGHAVGNANTVSVSEGKVCRAGTFDGRGDYIDVSGISSYLNSTASLSFWIKTNQSGSNTAWQAPGILGIEQSGGVDDIFWGYLDQTGHIGIQKGDELRRDPTVSTTSINNDTWHHVVLTRDSLIGDVQIFVNGKLERSSTSNTGKVNTSFSSIGLIENSKYFGGQLDELLVFDSVLSASEIWSIYTNQLKGNNYDGTERVCPSEPSKIDHYQIIHDGQGLTCEAEKITIKACTNSYDGTCTLSSEDVTLDVTAKGPRSRSSTDTANLVAGIGTANIAYTFDDLTTLSLSSAGTNSTVCVNGSSTSCDLVFANAGFRFLSGALNETTMPNQIAGVEFPKALKIQAVEDTNGVCTGLFSGVKSINLWQENVVPGGTDGLRFNVDNSPLAKREKITNTSLTFGLKSIAIIPTPVYQDAGQIRLRAGYDDGTVQLSGSSEPFWVSPDRLAVIAKSGSINLDGATAAAITTHKAGGGFDLIVSAYNANNIITPNYVPGQIQLKLERTGPTLTGSVDGDFSYASASTSTLQSSINPVFTDVNLTSFVTGVSTYDKATYSEVGLLNLGVRDRNYGDENMMVEAAAIAIGRFKPDHFKQTVAEHGELFATCGANSPFAYSGQMDETDDTIGAITYLTKPELKITAHNAQGDPTINYTDDFAKLKFLGTDGNEISFNVPARDLSNGLALTGNLPSLGTIVDLGNGVLTYTLSQDDNFVYTRDVNSETAPFQANFELRFNEFKDSDEVTFKATDVVSGEEYFETPKFNSAVDNTVEIRFGRLILKNSFGPETVNLTQPLQVEYYNGNNFIVSVDDNCLGYDDGKLIPYDIEDLDPTVTKSIGGTGTFFAGETRAIQLEAPGVGKKGNLGVLYDLNDTQDWLQYNWDNDMTNGWGNDNPSAVATFGLFGGNDRLIYRRRLN; encoded by the coding sequence ATGATGACCAATATGGTAAAGACGAGTTTATTATGCCTAAAAGTAGCCGTTACGAGCCTGCTTTTATTGACCTCGATAAATGCAATAGCTGCGCGCTGTATTGATGTTTTTCCCACGGTGTTGTCATCTCCTTACAATGATGGAGAGGCTGAACTAAACTGGGATGCCACGCTGAGTGGGACTATAGAGGGAAATCTTGATATTGGCGTTGAGCAAAATGAGAATATCCCACCTCGTTGTAACGGTTATATCTGTGAAGATTCAAGGTTGCGATCTCAGTCATTGAATTTACCATCATTCAAGCAATCTAATTCAAGCAAAAACCGCTCGGTAGCACAAGGCCAGACTCGTGAGTTTCTTCAAGGTAACTACGAGAAGATTGAATTGGCTTTTCAATCAACTGCACATTTTAAAATAAATAACCGAACGACAAAAATTAAAGAGTTAATCTCAACGAATTCTGAAACAACACTTATCTTTGATGAAGGTGTTTATTGGATCGAAAAACTTAGTATAGGCTCGAACACTAAGATGATTATTAATGGTGACGATAACGTTACCTTAATCATTAAAGATCCTGAGTTTGAAAGTTCACCTACTTACTTTAATGTTAATGGTTCTCCTGACCAGCTCGTATTAATTGCATATAATGATATCAAATTTGGCAGTAATGCTAATTTTAAAGGTTTTATTTATACAGATAAAACGGTGGATCTTAAAAGTCCGAGTGATTTCACAGGAGCTATTAATGGCAAAAAGATTACGTTAGGTGCTAACGCGGCAGTTAAATATGCACCTGATAGTATTGAATATGCTAACTTTAATGGTTTTTGTAGTATTGATGATGCGACACTGAAAACGCCTATATTTTCTCCTTTAGACGGTATATTAGGTGGCCAATTAAAAGGGCAATCAAACGGTACTAAATTTCATATCGGTAAGGCTGGTAATGGAAATAATCAATGGCCAAGTAATGAAGGCCCAGAACATTTAATTGATGACGTAGGGCAGAAGTATCTTAATTTTGGTGAGCTTAATACTGGTGCCATTATTACGCCTGCGATTGGCTGTTCAGTTGTAGATTCAATTAAATTTTGGACTGCAAACGATAACGTATCTCGCGATCCTGCGAGTTATAAATTGTATGGGACAAACACTAGTATTAGTGATACCACCAACCCACTTTCATCCTTTACGCTGTTAGCAGAAGGCCCCTTGGCTTTGCCCTCATCGCGAAATCCAGGGGGGGGTAGCGGACTCTTAGATACTAATTCTCAAACAATTTCGTTTACAAATAGTTCTTCATATAGTTCTTACTTGCTATATTTCCCTACCGTTAAGACAGAGCGTTCCGCTAACAGTATGCAATTAGGTGAAGTTCAGGTGTACGGCACAACAAGAAGTTGTGCCGTACCTGTATTAGAATACCGTTTCGATGAAGCAAGTTGGGACGGTACGGCTGGCGAAGTCGATGATAATTCGAATACCGGACTTGATGGTCATGCAGTGGGAAATGCAAACACTGTATCTGTCAGCGAGGGAAAAGTGTGTCGCGCTGGTACATTTGATGGCCGTGGTGATTATATTGATGTCAGTGGAATCAGTTCATATCTTAACAGTACAGCAAGTCTTTCTTTTTGGATTAAAACCAATCAATCTGGCAGTAATACTGCTTGGCAAGCGCCTGGAATATTAGGTATTGAACAAAGTGGCGGTGTGGATGATATTTTCTGGGGGTATTTAGATCAAACAGGCCATATTGGAATCCAAAAAGGAGATGAATTAAGGAGGGATCCCACTGTATCAACCACTTCCATTAATAATGATACATGGCATCACGTGGTGCTGACTCGGGATAGCTTAATTGGTGATGTTCAGATTTTTGTTAACGGTAAGCTTGAACGTAGTTCTACCTCGAATACTGGTAAGGTTAATACATCCTTTTCCAGTATTGGTCTAATTGAGAATAGTAAGTATTTTGGCGGGCAACTCGATGAGTTACTGGTTTTCGATTCGGTGTTATCGGCCAGTGAGATCTGGTCTATTTATACTAATCAGTTGAAGGGGAATAACTACGACGGCACTGAAAGGGTTTGTCCCTCTGAACCTTCGAAAATAGATCATTATCAAATTATTCATGACGGCCAAGGGCTAACCTGTGAAGCTGAGAAGATTACCATTAAGGCCTGTACTAATAGCTATGATGGTACTTGTACACTAAGCAGTGAAGATGTCACGCTAGATGTTACCGCGAAAGGACCTCGTAGCCGCTCTAGTACAGATACAGCTAATCTTGTTGCTGGTATAGGGACTGCTAACATTGCTTATACATTCGATGATTTAACGACATTATCATTATCGTCAGCAGGTACTAATTCGACGGTATGTGTTAATGGTAGCTCTACCAGTTGTGATTTAGTATTTGCAAATGCTGGTTTTAGGTTTCTTTCTGGCGCGTTAAATGAAACAACTATGCCTAATCAAATTGCGGGTGTTGAATTTCCTAAAGCACTTAAAATCCAGGCTGTAGAAGATACCAATGGTGTTTGCACGGGATTATTTAGCGGTGTGAAAAGTATCAATTTGTGGCAAGAAAATGTCGTTCCAGGTGGTACTGATGGATTACGTTTTAATGTAGATAACAGCCCGCTTGCAAAACGTGAAAAGATAACAAATACCTCTCTTACATTTGGCTTGAAGAGTATTGCTATCATACCAACGCCTGTGTATCAGGATGCTGGACAGATCCGGCTACGTGCTGGTTATGATGATGGTACGGTGCAATTATCCGGTAGTAGTGAACCATTCTGGGTGAGCCCTGATAGACTTGCCGTAATCGCTAAATCGGGTTCAATTAATTTAGACGGTGCTACTGCAGCTGCAATTACCACTCATAAAGCAGGCGGGGGGTTTGATCTTATCGTGAGTGCTTATAATGCTAATAATATTATTACCCCGAATTATGTCCCTGGACAAATACAGCTAAAACTCGAGCGTACTGGCCCAACATTGACTGGAAGTGTTGATGGTGACTTTAGTTATGCATCAGCCTCGACCTCTACCTTGCAGTCTAGTATTAACCCCGTTTTTACAGATGTTAATCTGACTAGTTTTGTTACTGGTGTATCGACGTATGATAAGGCGACATATTCAGAAGTAGGTTTGCTTAACCTCGGTGTACGAGATCGTAATTATGGTGATGAAAATATGATGGTTGAAGCTGCTGCAATTGCTATCGGCCGTTTTAAACCAGATCATTTTAAGCAAACGGTGGCTGAACACGGAGAACTATTTGCAACATGTGGAGCTAACTCCCCGTTTGCTTATAGCGGTCAAATGGATGAAACGGATGATACTATCGGTGCGATTACATATTTAACTAAGCCAGAATTAAAAATCACAGCCCACAACGCACAGGGTGATCCCACTATAAATTATACCGATGACTTTGCTAAATTGAAGTTTTTGGGAACTGATGGGAATGAAATTAGTTTTAATGTTCCTGCGAGAGACCTTTCTAATGGTCTGGCTTTAACGGGTAACCTCCCAAGCCTCGGTACTATCGTTGATTTAGGAAATGGGGTGTTGACATACACATTATCTCAAGATGATAATTTTGTTTATACCCGTGATGTAAATAGTGAAACAGCCCCTTTTCAAGCTAATTTTGAGTTGCGATTTAACGAGTTTAAAGACTCTGATGAGGTCACGTTTAAAGCGACTGATGTAGTTTCAGGCGAAGAATATTTCGAAACGCCAAAATTTAATAGTGCGGTCGATAATACTGTTGAAATTCGCTTTGGTCGCTTAATATTGAAAAATAGCTTTGGCCCTGAAACGGTAAATCTTACTCAACCACTTCAAGTTGAATATTATAATGGTAATAATTTTATTGTTTCTGTCGATGATAATTGTCTAGGCTATGATGACGGCAAGCTTATACCTTATGATATCGAGGATCTAGACCCTACTGTTACTAAATCGATAGGAGGTACAGGGACATTTTTTGCTGGTGAAACAAGGGCGATTCAATTAGAAGCTCCGGGCGTTGGTAAAAAAGGTAATCTAGGAGTGTTATACGATCTTAATGATACTCAAGATTGGCTGCAATATAATTGGGATAATGATATGACGAATGGTTGGGGTAATGATAACCCATCCGCTGTCGCTACATTTGGCCTATTCGGTGGTAATGACAGACTCATATATCGACGTCGACTTAACTAA
- a CDS encoding CreA family protein, with translation MLKPLSANFKKLSLLSLLASSVALSGCSDDESGKISLGLFTTKDIKINSFVDPAIPGVTCHVSHIEADLDFSDPSDMGIACRQTGEITAAMLATIDTSKGGEVIFKQSKSILFKSLKIRRIYDADSQSLLYVSYSTKEINGSYKHSLSTVPLWATKAWQAPVVVTK, from the coding sequence ATGTTAAAGCCATTGTCAGCCAATTTTAAAAAACTTAGTTTATTGTCATTACTTGCCAGCAGTGTTGCGTTAAGTGGTTGTAGTGATGATGAGTCCGGTAAAATCAGCCTCGGTTTATTTACCACTAAAGATATCAAGATCAATAGTTTCGTTGACCCTGCAATACCAGGCGTCACTTGTCATGTTAGTCATATCGAAGCCGATTTAGATTTTTCAGATCCATCAGATATGGGCATAGCATGTCGTCAAACAGGCGAGATCACAGCAGCAATGCTTGCGACAATCGATACCTCAAAAGGCGGCGAAGTGATCTTCAAACAATCGAAGAGCATCTTATTCAAATCACTCAAAATTCGTCGTATTTATGATGCTGATAGCCAAAGTTTATTATATGTGTCGTATTCGACCAAAGAGATTAATGGTAGCTATAAACACTCATTGTCAACAGTGCCACTCTGGGCAACGAAAGCTTGGCAAGCACCTGTAGTCGTCACAAAATAG
- a CDS encoding TraR/DksA family transcriptional regulator has protein sequence MSDFMNEGQVAYFKEKLESEQAEIRARIENQSTNVVISDSNEMADEIDRAAMEEAHRLELNRIDHDKLHIKKIVKALHRMDSGDYGYCDSCGDEISIKRLQARPESRLCLECQSTKEFTDHSLYRR, from the coding sequence ATGAGCGATTTTATGAATGAAGGCCAAGTTGCCTATTTCAAAGAAAAACTAGAATCAGAGCAAGCTGAGATCCGAGCTCGCATCGAAAACCAATCAACGAATGTTGTTATCTCAGATAGTAACGAAATGGCAGACGAAATCGATCGCGCAGCCATGGAAGAAGCTCACCGTTTAGAGCTAAACCGCATAGATCACGATAAATTACATATCAAAAAGATCGTTAAAGCATTACATCGCATGGATAGCGGTGATTATGGCTATTGTGATAGTTGCGGTGATGAAATATCAATTAAACGCTTACAAGCTCGTCCAGAGTCGCGTTTATGCTTAGAATGCCAGTCAACTAAAGAGTTTACTGATCACAGCTTATACCGCCGTTAA
- the rmuC gene encoding DNA recombination protein RmuC yields MSIDSLFPVLPYITAMCVAIICALIAMRKNQQATLSMQTLSHDVELLEQQLDNVNYNYEQLQQEHDNNKLKLESQNNQLIKVMSRLRESDIRLQTERQANEEKLALQAQSEQRLQQQFENLANKIFDSKTDNFKELNKSSVELLLSPLKTQLEGFKQQVQEVYSNEAKERHSLQSEVARLQQVYQLMSSETANLTKALKGDNKQQGNWGEVILARILSESGLREGHEYDVQVSLNNEHGKRFQPDVIVHLPQDKDVVVDSKVSLTAYERYFNAEDEVTRKQALQEHVTSVRSHIRELGRKDYHLLQGLKTLDYVLLFVAVEPAFLAALEADPSLMKFALDNNIMLVSPTNLLVALRTIDNLWRYERQNQNAQLIAERAGKIYEKLRLFSDDMQDMGGALDKAQDSYDSAMKRLATGKGNLIKQAQQFVELGVEVKKPLPAELIEKSSVNLLE; encoded by the coding sequence ATGAGTATTGATTCCTTGTTTCCAGTCTTACCTTACATTACCGCGATGTGTGTCGCGATTATCTGTGCGCTGATTGCGATGCGTAAAAATCAGCAAGCGACATTATCCATGCAAACGTTAAGTCATGATGTTGAGTTGTTAGAACAGCAATTGGATAACGTTAATTATAATTATGAGCAGTTACAGCAAGAGCATGACAACAACAAATTAAAATTAGAGTCGCAAAACAACCAACTTATTAAAGTGATGTCACGGTTGCGTGAAAGTGATATTCGTTTGCAAACAGAACGCCAAGCCAATGAAGAAAAGCTGGCGTTGCAAGCGCAATCAGAACAACGTTTACAACAGCAATTTGAAAACCTAGCGAATAAGATTTTTGATAGTAAAACCGACAATTTCAAAGAACTAAATAAGTCTAGTGTGGAATTACTGTTATCGCCATTAAAAACCCAACTTGAAGGGTTTAAACAACAAGTTCAAGAAGTGTATTCTAATGAGGCGAAGGAGCGTCACAGTTTGCAATCTGAAGTTGCTCGGTTACAGCAAGTGTATCAATTGATGTCGAGTGAAACAGCTAATCTCACGAAGGCGTTGAAAGGAGACAACAAACAACAAGGTAATTGGGGCGAAGTTATTTTAGCGAGAATATTGTCGGAATCAGGGCTGCGTGAAGGTCATGAATACGATGTTCAAGTGAGTCTAAATAATGAACATGGCAAGCGATTTCAACCAGATGTGATTGTGCACTTACCCCAAGATAAAGATGTGGTGGTTGATTCAAAGGTGTCATTAACAGCCTATGAACGCTATTTTAATGCGGAAGATGAAGTCACTCGTAAGCAGGCTTTACAAGAGCATGTTACCTCTGTTCGCAGCCATATCCGAGAGCTTGGCCGCAAAGATTATCATTTGCTACAAGGCTTGAAAACATTAGATTATGTACTGCTTTTTGTGGCCGTGGAACCGGCTTTTCTTGCGGCGTTAGAAGCCGATCCAAGCTTAATGAAATTTGCGTTGGATAATAATATTATGTTGGTAAGCCCAACAAACTTATTAGTTGCCTTACGTACTATTGATAATTTGTGGCGTTATGAACGTCAGAATCAAAATGCGCAATTAATCGCTGAACGTGCGGGCAAGATCTATGAGAAACTGCGTTTATTCAGCGATGATATGCAAGATATGGGGGGAGCCTTAGATAAAGCCCAAGATAGTTACGATTCGGCGATGAAACGCCTGGCAACAGGCAAAGGTAATTTAATCAAACAAGCACAGCAATTTGTGGAGCTGGGTGTTGAGGTTAAAAAACCATTACCTGCCGAACTAATCGAAAAAAGCAGTGTTAACTTATTGGAATAA
- a CDS encoding TrkH family potassium uptake protein, giving the protein MVNLKPILFMASVVLRALALFMIAPLVLAIYTDGHGVPEFFKSIIITTIASGLFWHKGRSKEFKLGIREMFLLTTCVWIIASAFAALPLMLIQHISYTDAYFETMSGITTTGSTVLSNLDSTAHSVLLWRSILQWLGGVGFVVMGVAVLPYLNVGGMRLFQTESSDWSDKNTAKTQHTAAYVMYVYLSLTLLCYFGYLSAGMTSFEAVNHAMTTLSTGGYSTSDQSMAHFSNAAQWNGTFFMFLGGLPFLLLITAIHRRNIKVLIKDAQIIGFAKLVLIMTLTMSLYLWQKDVFSLTDAIRISMFNIVSVVTTTGFGLTDFGTWGEFTTVLFAGLMFTGACSGSTSGGIKIFRFQIAFTLFRKQMSQLVHPSGVFRQHYNGRNVNDVIVRSVVAFGSAFIATIAILAAILSLLGLDPITSITGAITAVANVGPGLGPVIGPSGNFASLPDSAKWALSLGMLMGRLEIMTVLVLITPAFWKG; this is encoded by the coding sequence ATGGTTAATTTAAAACCCATATTATTTATGGCCAGTGTCGTATTACGCGCCCTTGCCTTATTCATGATCGCGCCGTTGGTATTAGCTATATATACCGATGGCCATGGCGTGCCTGAATTCTTTAAATCCATCATTATTACGACAATTGCATCGGGTTTATTTTGGCATAAAGGTCGATCTAAAGAGTTCAAACTTGGTATCCGCGAAATGTTTTTGCTGACAACTTGTGTGTGGATAATTGCGTCTGCCTTTGCAGCACTACCGCTCATGTTGATCCAGCATATTAGCTATACTGATGCTTATTTTGAAACCATGTCAGGTATCACCACCACAGGTTCTACCGTATTATCAAATTTAGATAGCACTGCGCACAGTGTCTTGTTATGGCGCTCAATTTTACAATGGCTAGGTGGTGTCGGCTTTGTGGTAATGGGCGTAGCAGTACTACCTTATCTCAACGTCGGTGGCATGCGTTTATTCCAAACTGAATCATCTGATTGGTCTGATAAAAACACCGCCAAAACACAACATACCGCCGCCTACGTAATGTATGTTTATTTAAGCTTAACCCTGTTGTGTTATTTTGGTTATCTAAGCGCAGGAATGACCAGTTTCGAAGCTGTGAATCATGCCATGACGACCTTATCGACAGGTGGTTATTCCACTTCCGATCAATCGATGGCGCATTTCTCCAACGCTGCGCAATGGAATGGTACCTTCTTTATGTTTTTGGGGGGCTTGCCTTTCTTGCTCTTGATCACAGCCATTCACCGCCGCAATATCAAAGTCCTGATTAAGGATGCTCAGATCATCGGCTTTGCCAAACTGGTACTGATCATGACACTCACTATGTCGCTATACCTCTGGCAAAAAGATGTTTTCAGTCTCACCGATGCTATACGTATTAGTATGTTTAATATTGTATCAGTGGTCACGACAACGGGTTTCGGCTTAACAGATTTCGGTACTTGGGGGGAATTTACAACGGTATTATTTGCGGGTTTAATGTTTACCGGAGCCTGTTCTGGCTCGACATCAGGCGGCATTAAAATTTTCCGCTTTCAAATTGCCTTTACCTTATTTCGCAAGCAAATGTCACAGCTCGTTCATCCATCGGGGGTGTTTAGACAGCACTACAACGGTCGTAATGTCAATGATGTGATAGTGCGTTCTGTGGTTGCTTTTGGCAGCGCCTTTATTGCCACGATCGCCATATTAGCGGCGATATTGAGCCTACTCGGATTAGATCCTATCACAAGTATTACTGGCGCCATAACAGCGGTTGCGAATGTGGGTCCAGGATTAGGGCCAGTCATTGGGCCATCAGGTAACTTTGCTAGCCTACCCGATAGCGCAAAATGGGCGCTCAGTTTAGGTATGCTGATGGGGCGATTAGAGATCATGACTGTGTTAGTGCTCATAACCCCTGCATTTTGGAAAGGTTAA
- the trkA gene encoding Trk system potassium transporter TrkA: MKIIIIGAGQVGGTLAENLVGENNDITIIDRDGSSLRNLQDKFDLRVVEGHGANPDVLREAGAQDADMLVAVTNNDETNMIACQVAYTLFNTPNKIARIRNESYLDHKETLFHNGAIAVDHLIAPEQLVTDYIKRLIDYPGALQVVNFANNKVGLVALKAYYGGPLVGNALAALREHMPNVEARVAAIFRQGKPIRPLGTTIIEADDEVFFVSASNNIRAVMSELQKLENPYRRIIIAGGGNIGAALASRLERDYSVKLIERNITRAEQLSEMLNNTIVFCGDASDQELLNEEHIDQTDVFIAVTNDDEANIMSAMLAKRMGAKKAMVLIQRGAYVDLVQGGTIDIAISPQQATISALLTHVRRAGIANVYSLRRGAAEAIEAIAYGDKLTSRVVGRTVGSLKLPVGTTIGAIVRNDAVLIAHDKTVIEQDDHVVMFLVDKKFIPDVEKLFQPSPFFL, translated from the coding sequence ATGAAAATCATCATTATCGGGGCTGGCCAAGTTGGCGGCACACTAGCTGAAAATCTAGTAGGTGAGAATAATGACATTACCATTATTGATCGCGATGGTAGTAGCCTAAGAAATTTACAAGATAAATTTGATCTACGTGTTGTTGAGGGTCACGGGGCTAACCCTGACGTACTTCGCGAAGCGGGTGCACAAGATGCCGATATGCTCGTCGCAGTAACCAACAATGACGAGACTAATATGATCGCTTGTCAGGTTGCTTATACCCTATTTAACACCCCGAATAAAATAGCCCGGATCAGAAACGAATCTTATCTAGACCACAAAGAAACTTTATTTCATAACGGAGCGATCGCGGTTGACCATTTAATCGCTCCCGAACAACTGGTTACCGATTATATTAAACGTCTTATCGACTACCCAGGAGCTCTGCAAGTAGTCAACTTTGCGAATAACAAAGTCGGACTCGTTGCATTAAAAGCCTATTACGGTGGTCCATTGGTCGGTAATGCCCTTGCTGCATTACGTGAACACATGCCCAATGTTGAAGCCCGTGTGGCGGCTATTTTCCGTCAAGGTAAACCGATCCGTCCACTTGGTACGACCATTATTGAAGCCGATGACGAAGTTTTCTTTGTCTCTGCAAGCAACAATATCCGCGCAGTAATGAGTGAGTTACAAAAACTAGAAAATCCTTATCGCCGTATTATTATCGCTGGCGGTGGTAATATTGGTGCTGCACTTGCGAGCCGTTTAGAGCGTGATTATTCGGTAAAACTGATCGAACGTAATATCACTCGCGCAGAACAGTTATCAGAAATGCTCAACAATACGATCGTATTCTGTGGTGACGCCTCCGATCAAGAATTACTAAATGAAGAACATATCGATCAAACCGATGTCTTTATTGCCGTCACCAATGATGATGAAGCAAATATTATGTCAGCCATGCTCGCTAAACGCATGGGCGCTAAAAAAGCCATGGTACTAATTCAACGCGGTGCTTATGTTGACCTTGTACAAGGCGGCACTATTGATATTGCGATCTCACCGCAACAAGCCACCATTTCAGCGCTATTAACCCATGTTCGACGAGCTGGTATAGCTAACGTTTACTCGTTACGTCGTGGCGCAGCTGAAGCAATTGAAGCCATTGCTTATGGTGATAAATTAACATCTCGTGTTGTGGGTCGCACAGTTGGTAGTTTAAAACTACCTGTAGGTACGACAATTGGCGCGATAGTACGTAATGATGCCGTATTAATTGCCCACGACAAAACCGTGATTGAACAAGATGATCACGTGGTGATGTTTTTGGTTGATAAAAAGTTTATCCCAGATGTAGAGAAACTTTTCCAACCTAGTCCATTTTTCTTATAA
- the rsmB gene encoding 16S rRNA (cytosine(967)-C(5))-methyltransferase RsmB, translating to MKTRASAAKVLYQVVDRGQSLTTALPIAQQLLPAKDRALLQEICYGVLRWLPRLEFISRQLMSKPLIGKQRPVHFLILVGLYQLKYMRIPAHAAVAETVNAIKVLKSPKLSGLVNAILRNYQRQQDDLEVLADGNDACKFGHPGWLIKRIKAAYPKQWQDVLMANNERPPMWIRVNQRHHNREDYQALLAADEIVADIVESADTALRLEKPTDVYKLAGFVEGHSSVQDGAAQFAAQFLDAQPGELVLDACAAPGGKTAHILERQPALKHLVAVDFDETRLARVQENLTRMQLEAELIHGDASKPEGWWKGDKFDRILLDAPCSATGVIRRHPDIKWLRRDSDIAPLVQLQSEILDAMWQQLKPGGTLLYATCSILPAENSEQISQFVARTTDAVLVPLNPNSDDQAFSWQILPNTQGMDGFFYAKLQKKA from the coding sequence ATGAAAACCAGAGCTAGCGCTGCAAAAGTACTTTACCAAGTAGTTGATAGAGGCCAGTCATTGACGACAGCCTTACCGATTGCACAGCAATTATTACCTGCCAAGGATCGTGCTTTACTACAGGAGATCTGTTACGGCGTACTGCGCTGGTTACCGCGCCTTGAATTTATTAGTCGTCAGCTAATGAGCAAGCCACTAATTGGTAAACAGCGACCTGTGCATTTCCTAATTCTGGTTGGTTTATACCAATTAAAATACATGCGTATTCCAGCACACGCTGCAGTTGCTGAAACTGTTAACGCGATTAAAGTATTAAAATCACCTAAGTTAAGTGGCTTGGTGAATGCGATTCTACGTAACTACCAGCGCCAACAAGACGACCTAGAAGTCTTAGCAGACGGTAATGATGCGTGTAAATTTGGTCATCCAGGTTGGTTAATCAAGCGTATTAAAGCGGCTTATCCAAAGCAGTGGCAAGACGTATTAATGGCGAACAACGAGCGTCCACCGATGTGGATCCGCGTTAATCAACGACATCATAACCGTGAAGATTACCAAGCATTATTAGCCGCAGATGAAATTGTAGCAGACATAGTTGAAAGTGCGGATACAGCGTTACGTTTAGAAAAACCGACTGATGTTTACAAACTTGCAGGTTTTGTTGAAGGCCATAGTTCAGTACAAGATGGCGCGGCACAATTTGCCGCGCAATTCTTAGATGCACAGCCTGGTGAACTCGTACTTGATGCGTGTGCAGCTCCAGGTGGTAAAACAGCCCACATTTTAGAACGTCAACCAGCACTAAAGCATCTTGTAGCGGTAGATTTTGATGAAACACGTCTAGCACGCGTACAAGAAAATCTAACCCGTATGCAATTAGAAGCTGAACTAATTCATGGTGATGCCAGCAAACCAGAAGGTTGGTGGAAAGGCGATAAATTTGATCGTATTCTGCTAGATGCGCCTTGTAGCGCTACTGGTGTGATTCGTCGCCACCCTGATATCAAATGGTTACGTCGCGACTCCGATATAGCGCCATTAGTACAACTACAATCTGAAATATTAGATGCTATGTGGCAGCAACTTAAACCTGGTGGCACCCTATTATACGCAACATGTTCAATTCTGCCTGCTGAAAACAGTGAGCAAATTAGCCAATTTGTTGCGCGTACAACTGATGCAGTGCTAGTACCACTAAATCCAAACAGTGACGACCAAGCATTTAGCTGGCAGATCCTACCGAATACCCAAGGTATGGATGGTTTCTTCTACGCAAAATTACAAAAAAAAGCGTAA